From Monomorium pharaonis isolate MP-MQ-018 unplaced genomic scaffold, ASM1337386v2 scaffold_597, whole genome shotgun sequence, the proteins below share one genomic window:
- the LOC118648684 gene encoding putative nuclease HARBI1 — MRRVAYALHTLAPRFIKWPVDERAAKVMIEFEKASAFPNVLGAIDGTHIKIRAPQQDKQSYVNRKGYHSIHVQAVCTQNLLFTSVFAGNVGSVHDARVFRLSPVSQYVQDPEIYFPYNSHLVGDSAYGIHHPCKWYLLKIMAI; from the exons ATGAGAAGAGTTGCTTATGCTTTGCACACTCTAGCTCCTCGATTTATTAAGTGGCCTGTGGATGAGAGAGCAGCTAAAGTAATgatagaatttgaaaaagcCAGTGCATTTCCTAATGTTTTAGGAGCCATTGATGgaactcacattaaaataaGAGCTCCACAACAGGATAAACAATCATATGTGAATCGTAAAGGATACCATTCAATCCATGTGCAA gcAGTTTGTACTCAAAACTTGCTTTTTACGAGTGTCTTTGCTGGAAATGTTGGATCAGTGCATGATGCACGTGTTTTTCGACTTTCTCCTGTCAGTCAGTATGTTCAAGATCCAGAGATCTATTTTCCTTATAATTCTCATCTTGTTGGAGATTCTGCATATGGCATTCATCATCCATGTAAATGGTACCTTTTAAAGATAATGGCCATTTGA